From a single Equus przewalskii isolate Varuska unplaced genomic scaffold, EquPr2 contig_12299, whole genome shotgun sequence genomic region:
- the LOC103543826 gene encoding olfactory receptor 4A47-like — translation MEQRNNVTEFVLLGLTQSLQDQKILFVVFLLIYIVTMVGNLLIVMTVVVSPSLDAPMYFFLGYLSFMDAVYSTTVTPNMIIDFLYEKKTISLQACMRQLFIGHLFGGAEILLLVVMAYDCFVAICKPLHYLTIMNQCVRVLMLLLAWLGGFLHAVVQLLFVYNLPFCGPNVIDHFICDMYPLLKLACTDTYIISLTVIANDGAICVVIFMLLLISCGVILHSLKNLTQEGRRKTLSTCGSHIAVVVLFFVPCIFMYVRPPSTLPIDKSLTVFYTIITPMLNPLIYTLRNGEMRNAMKNLWTRKRK, via the coding sequence ATGGAACAAAGGAACAATGTGACTGAATTTGTACTCTTGGGGCTCACTCAGAGCCTCCAGGATCAGAAGATACTATTTGTTGTGTTCTTGCTCATCTACATTGTGACAATGGTGGGCAACCTACTCATTGTCATGACTGTGGTAGTCAGCCCAAGCCTGGATGCCCCTATGTACTTCTTTCTTGGCTACTTATCATTTATGGATGCTGTTTATTCTACTACAGTCACCCCAAATATGATTATAGACTTTCTCTATGAGAAGAAAACCATTTCCTTGCAAGCTTGCATGAGGCAGCTTTTTATAGGGCACTTATTTGGTGGTGCTGAGATTTTACTCCTGGTGGTCATGGCCTATGACTGTtttgtggccatctgcaaacccttGCATTATTTGACAATCATGAATCAATGTGTGCGTGTTCTGATGCTTCTGTTGGCCTGGCTTGGAGGTTTTCTGCATGCTGTAGTTCAACTTCTCTTTGTCTACAACCTTCCCTTCTGTGGCCCCAATGTCATCGACCACTTCATCTGTGACATGTACCCCTTATTAAAACTTGCCTGCACTGACACCTACATTATTAGTCTCACTGTGATTGCCAATGATGGGGCAATCTGTGTGGTCATCTTTATGCTCTTACTCATCTCCTGTGGGGTCATTCTGCACTCCCTGAAGAATCTTACTCAGGAAGGGAGGCGCAAAACCCTATCCACCTGTGGCTCCCACATCGCTGTGGTGGTCCTCTTCTTTGTCCcctgtatttttatgtatgtgaGACCTCCTTCTACCTTACCCATTGATAAATCCTTGACTGTGTTTTACACCATTATCACCCCTATGTTGAACCCTTTAATCTATACtctgagaaatggagagatgagAAATGCCATGAAAAACCTCtggaccagaaaaagaaaatga